One window of Pseudomonas sp. ML2-2023-3 genomic DNA carries:
- a CDS encoding putative porin has product MRLVSTRVAAGLCGGLVLAMSVPASAAVDARLLEMLKANGSISPAQYSELQTELASENQAKQEAAANQVKKSDLTAFEQKVAWAAKTELKGDVRVRHENIKIDGESDGKNKDRQRIRARLGAYTEINPQVNTGIRIATGGGDDARSTNQDLDNYFDKKQLWLDMAFIDYHPTAVKDLHLIAGKMAQPWVSMGDVIWDSDINPEGLAATYKHNLGNSGVEMFGSAGYYTLKDNVDGDGVQFRHDLRLYAGQLGAKFAPTDSLKVTLGGSVYSYDNDKDSACPTTGTKTTPCALAVNGNSTSEFRLYEGFGQVDIANLPLPLSLYGQYVHNAATDSDQDDAWLVGFKSKLNAFSLDYNYRDIQRNAVVGAFTDSDFANGTTGSRGHKFKVGYEIDKNFGVGLTYFLTKADYVTSTQKDAKANTLQLDLEAKF; this is encoded by the coding sequence ATGCGTCTTGTTTCTACACGGGTTGCGGCTGGACTGTGTGGTGGCCTGGTACTGGCCATGAGCGTTCCGGCCAGCGCAGCAGTCGATGCCAGACTGCTCGAAATGCTGAAAGCCAACGGTTCCATTTCGCCAGCTCAGTACTCCGAGCTGCAAACTGAACTCGCCAGTGAGAATCAAGCCAAGCAAGAAGCTGCGGCCAATCAGGTCAAAAAATCCGACCTCACCGCCTTCGAACAAAAAGTCGCCTGGGCAGCTAAAACCGAACTCAAGGGGGATGTCCGGGTTCGTCACGAAAACATCAAGATTGATGGCGAGTCCGATGGCAAGAACAAGGATCGTCAGCGCATTCGTGCCCGTCTGGGTGCCTACACCGAAATCAACCCGCAAGTGAACACCGGTATTCGTATCGCCACTGGCGGCGGCGACGATGCGCGCTCCACCAACCAGGATCTGGATAACTACTTCGACAAGAAGCAGTTGTGGCTGGACATGGCGTTCATCGACTATCACCCGACTGCCGTCAAGGACCTGCACCTGATCGCCGGCAAGATGGCTCAGCCCTGGGTCAGCATGGGTGATGTGATTTGGGATAGCGATATCAACCCCGAAGGCCTGGCGGCCACTTACAAGCACAACCTGGGGAACAGCGGCGTCGAGATGTTCGGTAGCGCCGGTTACTACACCCTCAAGGACAACGTCGACGGCGACGGCGTGCAATTCCGTCATGACTTGCGTCTGTACGCAGGTCAGCTGGGTGCAAAATTCGCCCCCACGGACAGCCTGAAAGTGACCTTGGGCGGTAGCGTTTACAGCTACGACAATGACAAGGACAGTGCCTGCCCTACCACCGGGACCAAGACAACCCCTTGCGCCCTGGCCGTTAACGGCAACAGCACCAGCGAGTTCCGCCTGTACGAAGGCTTCGGCCAGGTCGATATCGCCAACCTGCCGCTGCCTCTGTCCCTTTACGGCCAGTACGTACACAACGCCGCCACCGACAGCGATCAGGACGACGCCTGGCTGGTGGGTTTCAAAAGCAAGCTCAATGCCTTCAGCCTGGACTACAACTACCGCGACATTCAGCGTAACGCCGTGGTCGGCGCCTTCACCGACTCCGACTTTGCCAACGGTACTACCGGTTCACGCGGTCACAAGTTCAAAGTGGGTTACGAAATCGACAAGAACTTTGGTGTTGGCCTGACGTACTTCCTGACCAAGGCTGACTACGTAACGTCCACCCAGAAAGATGCCAAGGCCAACACCTTGCAACTGGACCTGGAAGCCAAGTTCTAA
- a CDS encoding anti-sigma factor encodes MLSCKQQVARSSDYLDGQLSVRERLLVRHHLMFCPNCRRFIKQMRLMSATLKRLPEPLPPDLEQTVERMMREQSR; translated from the coding sequence ATGTTGAGCTGCAAACAGCAAGTAGCGCGCTCAAGCGACTATCTGGATGGCCAGCTGAGCGTTCGTGAGCGGTTGCTGGTGCGCCATCATCTGATGTTTTGTCCTAACTGCCGACGTTTCATCAAGCAAATGCGTTTGATGAGCGCCACGTTGAAAAGACTTCCCGAACCGTTGCCCCCGGACCTTGAGCAAACGGTTGAGCGAATGATGCGCGAGCAATCGCGCTAA
- a CDS encoding RNA polymerase sigma factor produces MTAADDSELLKRLLSGEQRAFRDLVSTYQSAMRAVAYAIVGNRHADEVVQDAWLSVVRNLSGFEGRSSLKTWLLTITANSAKNRYKQNRREVLLDDLPSPHGTIDDDRFSSDGHWLLAPFAWHQDTPEALLTEDELRECLEQTLLSLPQLQSSVLVLRERQGLELEEICNILELSLSNVRVLVHRARLKVFATVEHFEETGEC; encoded by the coding sequence ATGACCGCTGCTGATGACTCAGAACTGCTCAAACGGCTGTTGAGTGGTGAGCAGCGGGCTTTTCGCGATCTGGTTAGCACCTATCAAAGCGCGATGCGTGCCGTGGCCTATGCGATCGTCGGCAATCGACATGCCGACGAGGTGGTACAAGACGCATGGCTGTCCGTAGTGCGCAATCTGTCCGGGTTTGAGGGCCGTTCCAGCCTGAAAACCTGGCTATTGACCATCACGGCCAATTCCGCAAAAAACCGCTACAAGCAAAATCGCCGTGAAGTGCTGCTCGACGATTTGCCTTCGCCTCACGGCACCATAGACGATGACCGGTTCAGCAGTGATGGCCACTGGTTGCTGGCCCCGTTTGCCTGGCACCAGGACACCCCCGAAGCCTTGCTCACGGAAGACGAGTTGCGCGAATGCCTTGAGCAAACTCTTCTCAGCCTGCCGCAGCTGCAGAGCAGTGTGCTGGTGTTGCGCGAGCGTCAGGGACTTGAACTTGAAGAGATCTGTAATATTCTCGAACTGTCGCTCTCTAATGTGCGGGTGCTGGTGCATCGAGCCCGACTAAAAGTCTTTGCGACTGTGGAACACTTCGAGGAAACCGGCGAATGTTGA